In one window of Lewinella sp. 4G2 DNA:
- the pyrE gene encoding orotate phosphoribosyltransferase: METATKIAHRLLEAKAVKLQPDNPFTWASGLRSPIYCDNRVLLSFPEIRGEVIEGFVQLAKQFNQVEGIAGVATAGIPHGALLADRLGLPFIYIRSKAKEHGRQNQIEGRIEAGARYLVVEDLVSTGGSSLKAIEALREAGGQIAGAVAIFTYEFQKASDAFESANVPLATISGYGALVEAAASSGVIAPEAIETLSTWRQDPKAWSEAFVAQ; encoded by the coding sequence ATGGAAACCGCGACTAAAATTGCCCACCGCTTACTGGAGGCCAAAGCCGTTAAGCTACAACCGGACAACCCCTTTACCTGGGCCAGTGGTTTGCGGTCCCCAATCTATTGTGACAACCGGGTACTGCTATCCTTTCCGGAAATCCGCGGCGAAGTGATCGAAGGCTTTGTCCAACTAGCGAAACAGTTTAACCAGGTAGAAGGGATTGCGGGAGTAGCAACGGCAGGCATTCCCCACGGTGCATTACTTGCGGATCGACTGGGCTTACCCTTCATTTACATCCGTTCAAAAGCTAAAGAACACGGCCGCCAGAATCAAATCGAAGGCCGGATTGAAGCGGGTGCCCGCTACCTCGTCGTAGAAGATCTCGTTTCTACCGGTGGGTCCTCCCTAAAAGCTATTGAGGCACTGCGGGAAGCAGGTGGCCAAATCGCAGGCGCCGTTGCCATCTTCACCTACGAGTTTCAGAAGGCAAGCGATGCTTTTGAATCTGCAAATGTGCCCTTAGCCACTATTAGCGGCTACGGAGCCTTAGTAGAAGCAGCAGCCTCCAGTGGCGTTATCGCCCCGGAAGCCATTGAGACCCTATCTACTTGGAGGCAAGATCCAAAAGCCTGGAGTGAGGCCTTCGTTGCCCAGTAA
- a CDS encoding alkane 1-monooxygenase, translating into MYRDLKYLIAYLLPLAGYLGIYFGGIWSFGSIYVAFLLLPLLEFVLPTRTDTHPPEAEHERSRMRIFDYLLYLNLPLLAGAVIYLLVTVDGRSLETYELVGMICNVGLMIGTMGINVGHELGHRSDKFEQRIAQTLLLFGLYMHFFIEHNRGHHRHVATPLDPATSRKNQSIYTFWIRSVALSWWHAWELEAERLEKEGKPVVSYHNQMLVFQLIQLGYLAVVSIFFGATGLWVAIAAAVFGFLMLETVNYIEHYGLLRRQKENGRYEQVLPIHSWNSNHELGRIFLYELTRHSDHHYRASRKYQILRVFEESPQLPAGYPACMILSLFPPAWFALMNPRVEAFRQKIEAAA; encoded by the coding sequence ATGTACCGCGATCTAAAGTACCTCATTGCTTATTTGCTCCCACTAGCCGGTTACCTCGGTATTTACTTTGGGGGAATCTGGTCCTTCGGCAGCATCTACGTGGCGTTTTTGCTGCTGCCGCTGCTGGAATTCGTCCTCCCCACTCGGACGGATACCCACCCGCCCGAAGCGGAGCACGAACGGTCCCGGATGCGCATTTTTGATTACCTGCTGTATCTGAACCTTCCCCTCCTGGCGGGTGCCGTCATCTACCTCCTGGTGACAGTCGACGGCCGCAGCCTGGAAACCTACGAGTTGGTGGGGATGATCTGCAACGTTGGCCTCATGATTGGTACGATGGGCATCAACGTGGGCCACGAACTGGGCCACCGCTCCGACAAATTTGAGCAGCGGATCGCCCAAACCCTGCTGCTGTTTGGCCTCTACATGCACTTCTTCATCGAGCACAATCGCGGCCACCACCGCCACGTGGCTACGCCGCTCGATCCGGCCACGAGCCGCAAGAACCAATCCATTTACACCTTTTGGATCCGCAGTGTCGCCCTCAGCTGGTGGCACGCCTGGGAGTTAGAAGCGGAACGGTTGGAGAAGGAGGGCAAGCCCGTCGTCAGCTACCACAACCAGATGTTGGTCTTTCAGCTGATTCAGCTCGGTTACCTGGCGGTCGTCAGTATTTTCTTTGGGGCGACCGGGCTCTGGGTGGCCATTGCCGCCGCCGTGTTTGGCTTCCTGATGCTGGAGACCGTCAACTACATTGAGCACTACGGCCTCTTACGCCGGCAGAAAGAGAATGGACGTTACGAACAGGTGCTCCCCATCCACAGCTGGAACTCCAACCACGAACTGGGGCGGATCTTCCTCTACGAACTCACCCGCCACAGCGACCACCACTACCGGGCCAGCCGGAAGTACCAGATCCTACGGGTCTTTGAAGAGAGCCCCCAATTACCTGCGGGGTACCCGGCCTGTATGATCCTTTCCCTCTTCCCGCCCGCCTGGTTTGCGTTGATGAATCCCCGGGTAGAGGCGTTCCGCCAGAAGATTGAGGCGGCGGCATAA
- a CDS encoding M42 family metallopeptidase → MAVLNQQSEDFLHRYLNNASPTGFEAPGQKLWLEYIRPYVDEVGLDNYGTAYGIINPGKDYRVVIEGHADEISWFVHYISENGFISVIRNGGSDHMIAPSKRVNIHGDNGIVRGVFGWPAIHTRRGDDAKLQTKLDNIFIDVGAKNKAEVLEMGIHVGSVITYPDELEVLNDRYYCGRALDNRMGGFCIAEVARIIRENKIDLPYSLYIVNSVQEEIGLRGAQMIAEKIKPHVAIITDVTHDTGTPLLNKKKLGDVKAGGGPSVTYAPAVHNKLLKLIIDTAAEKEIDIQREASSRATGTDTDAFAYSNEGVPSALISLPLRYMHTTVEMAAKEDVEGVINLIYETLLKIEDGMSFKYFDVK, encoded by the coding sequence ATGGCCGTACTGAACCAACAATCCGAAGACTTCCTCCATCGCTACCTGAATAATGCTTCTCCCACTGGCTTCGAAGCGCCCGGGCAGAAACTATGGCTGGAATACATTCGGCCCTACGTAGATGAGGTTGGGCTCGACAATTACGGCACGGCATACGGCATCATCAACCCTGGTAAGGACTACCGGGTCGTTATTGAAGGGCACGCGGACGAGATCAGTTGGTTCGTCCACTACATCAGCGAGAACGGATTCATCAGCGTGATCCGTAATGGAGGAAGTGACCACATGATTGCGCCTTCAAAACGCGTGAACATTCACGGTGACAACGGAATCGTCCGCGGTGTATTTGGCTGGCCAGCTATCCATACCCGCCGCGGTGACGACGCCAAGCTGCAAACCAAACTGGACAATATTTTCATCGACGTAGGAGCTAAAAACAAGGCCGAAGTCCTAGAAATGGGTATCCACGTCGGCAGCGTGATCACTTATCCCGATGAGCTGGAAGTACTCAACGATCGCTACTACTGCGGTCGCGCGCTGGATAACCGGATGGGCGGGTTTTGCATTGCCGAAGTGGCCCGCATAATTCGCGAAAACAAAATTGACCTCCCCTACTCGCTCTACATCGTCAACAGCGTGCAGGAAGAGATCGGTTTGCGGGGCGCGCAGATGATCGCCGAGAAGATCAAACCTCACGTGGCCATCATCACGGACGTAACCCACGACACCGGCACGCCACTACTCAACAAGAAGAAATTAGGCGACGTCAAGGCCGGCGGCGGCCCGAGCGTGACCTACGCACCCGCCGTACACAACAAGTTGCTCAAGCTCATCATCGATACGGCGGCAGAGAAGGAAATTGATATCCAGCGCGAAGCGAGTAGCCGGGCTACGGGCACCGATACGGATGCTTTCGCCTACTCCAACGAAGGCGTACCCTCGGCTCTTATATCACTTCCGCTTCGCTACATGCACACGACGGTAGAAATGGCTGCCAAGGAAGACGTCGAGGGCGTTATTAACCTCATCTACGAAACTCTTCTGAAGATTGAAGATGGTATGAGCTTCAAGTACTTTGATGTGAAGTAA
- a CDS encoding NUDIX hydrolase — MYVIYINDRPLRLLAKPFSKSDEAPAGTHLTARYNGKARTLLNYVDMLEKGSPKVLSVDIVHSDLEQLWSHFRSHFEWVPAAGGIVQLKGTEKVLFILRRGFWDLPKGKIDPGESNAQAAVREVEEETGLREITLGQALQTTYHTYRKKKGARVLKPTYWFAMQAGQQDLTPQVEEDIERAEWIRPEDVLGDGLPIYRSLAAIL, encoded by the coding sequence ATGTACGTAATCTACATCAACGACCGACCGCTACGCCTCCTGGCAAAACCCTTTTCAAAAAGTGATGAGGCTCCCGCAGGAACTCACCTGACGGCACGTTACAACGGAAAGGCACGGACGCTCCTCAATTACGTTGACATGTTGGAGAAAGGAAGCCCCAAAGTGCTGTCCGTTGATATCGTGCATTCGGATCTTGAGCAATTGTGGTCTCACTTTCGAAGCCACTTCGAATGGGTCCCCGCTGCGGGGGGCATCGTGCAGCTGAAAGGGACCGAAAAAGTCTTGTTCATCCTCCGTAGAGGTTTCTGGGATCTGCCAAAGGGCAAGATTGATCCGGGGGAATCCAATGCGCAAGCTGCTGTCCGGGAGGTAGAAGAGGAAACGGGGCTGCGCGAAATCACGCTGGGCCAGGCGCTGCAGACAACCTATCATACCTACCGGAAGAAGAAGGGAGCGCGCGTGCTGAAGCCTACCTATTGGTTCGCCATGCAGGCCGGCCAGCAAGACCTCACGCCCCAGGTTGAAGAGGACATTGAGCGGGCGGAATGGATACGGCCCGAAGATGTGCTTGGGGACGGCTTGCCGATCTATCGGAGCCTGGCTGCTATCCTATGA
- the nadA gene encoding quinolinate synthase NadA, translated as MSVDIHLANEELAKLGYLDVDVDPTLDLVEAINQLKKEKNAVILAHYYQESEIQDIADYVGDSLGLSQQAASTDADIIVFAGVHFMAETAKMLSPQKKVLLPDLKAGCSLADSCPAPVFRKFKEKYPDHKVVSYINCTAELKTLTDVCCTSTNAKHIIDSFPKDQPLIFAPDVNLGRWLVKETGRDMVLWNGSCMVHEIFSAEKITKLKIKHPNAAFIAHPECESHILDVADHVGSTSSLLRFTRESEYQEFIVATESGILHQMIKESPNKTFIPAPPNNACACNDCPHMKRNTMEKLYTCMKYELPEIHLEDWVIEKGVASIDRMLEISAKAGL; from the coding sequence ATGTCCGTCGATATCCACCTTGCAAACGAAGAATTGGCCAAATTGGGCTACCTCGACGTTGACGTCGACCCCACGCTCGACCTCGTCGAGGCCATCAACCAGTTGAAAAAGGAGAAGAACGCCGTGATCCTGGCCCACTACTACCAGGAATCGGAGATCCAAGACATCGCCGATTACGTAGGTGACAGCCTCGGATTAAGCCAACAGGCAGCCTCTACGGATGCGGATATCATCGTTTTTGCCGGCGTCCACTTCATGGCGGAGACGGCCAAAATGCTGAGCCCCCAGAAGAAAGTACTCCTCCCCGATTTGAAGGCGGGTTGCTCCCTGGCGGATTCCTGCCCGGCGCCGGTCTTCCGTAAGTTCAAGGAAAAGTATCCTGACCACAAAGTCGTCAGCTACATCAACTGTACGGCCGAGCTGAAAACGCTTACGGACGTCTGCTGCACCAGTACCAACGCCAAACACATCATCGATTCCTTCCCGAAGGATCAACCCTTGATCTTTGCGCCCGACGTCAATCTTGGCCGCTGGCTCGTCAAGGAAACCGGCCGCGACATGGTACTGTGGAATGGTTCCTGTATGGTCCACGAAATCTTTAGTGCGGAGAAGATCACCAAACTGAAAATTAAGCACCCGAACGCGGCCTTCATCGCCCACCCCGAGTGTGAATCCCACATTCTGGACGTGGCCGATCACGTCGGTTCTACCTCCAGCCTCCTTCGCTTCACCCGCGAGAGTGAATACCAGGAATTTATCGTGGCTACGGAGTCCGGTATCCTCCACCAAATGATTAAGGAAAGCCCGAATAAAACCTTTATTCCCGCTCCCCCCAATAATGCCTGCGCGTGTAACGATTGTCCCCACATGAAGCGCAATACCATGGAGAAATTATATACCTGCATGAAGTACGAATTGCCCGAAATTCACCTCGAAGACTGGGTAATTGAAAAAGGCGTTGCCAGCATCGACCGCATGCTGGAAATATCTGCAAAAGCCGGCCTCTAA
- a CDS encoding carboxylesterase, protein MKKRYWLFLILLLIVGGAYLLGPRVPEPIYDTALPQVPGNVQAIADQIVAREADLPVREGNAAHVRFYNKMPERTKYAVVYLHGFGASYRDAYPVNYQLADSLKANLFAARWGDHGLKPPHSLVGFTAESAWAEAKEALAIGKALGDKVIILSTSTGGTLAMKLAAEFPDDVYALVNFSPNVKDDMPGAWLLGTPWGEEIATLIGGFDGQRKVDYEEPRADQFFDTSFVASALVDLQVLVKSTMTAEATFNKIKCPILTLYYYKDSFNEDERVEVDVYPKIHIAMATDTMFNELKSLPKPGTHFLGSGIMSEDLAGPLGEALRFIRSI, encoded by the coding sequence ATGAAGAAGCGATACTGGCTGTTTTTGATCCTGCTGTTGATCGTGGGCGGCGCTTATTTGCTGGGGCCCCGCGTTCCGGAACCTATTTACGATACGGCGCTGCCGCAGGTGCCCGGAAATGTGCAAGCAATTGCGGACCAGATTGTTGCTCGTGAGGCTGATCTTCCGGTCAGGGAGGGAAACGCCGCGCACGTACGGTTCTACAACAAGATGCCGGAGCGGACCAAGTATGCTGTCGTGTACCTCCACGGTTTCGGCGCGAGTTACCGGGATGCCTACCCGGTCAATTACCAATTGGCGGACAGCCTGAAGGCCAATCTGTTTGCGGCCAGATGGGGAGACCACGGGCTGAAGCCGCCCCACTCCCTTGTGGGCTTCACCGCAGAGTCCGCCTGGGCGGAGGCTAAGGAGGCACTCGCCATTGGAAAAGCGCTGGGTGATAAGGTGATCATTCTCAGTACATCTACCGGTGGAACACTGGCGATGAAACTGGCCGCGGAGTTTCCGGATGACGTTTATGCCTTAGTCAATTTCTCCCCCAACGTAAAGGACGACATGCCCGGCGCCTGGTTACTCGGCACCCCGTGGGGAGAGGAGATTGCGACCCTAATTGGTGGGTTCGATGGCCAGCGCAAGGTGGATTATGAGGAGCCGCGAGCGGACCAATTTTTTGACACTTCCTTCGTCGCCAGCGCACTGGTAGATCTGCAAGTACTGGTAAAATCGACCATGACGGCTGAGGCCACCTTTAATAAAATTAAATGCCCGATCCTAACGCTTTATTACTATAAAGACAGCTTCAACGAGGATGAACGGGTAGAGGTAGATGTATATCCAAAAATACACATCGCAATGGCAACGGATACCATGTTTAATGAATTAAAATCATTACCGAAGCCCGGGACGCACTTCTTGGGTTCGGGTATTATGTCGGAGGATTTGGCGGGGCCGCTGGGGGAGGCTTTAAGGTTTATCAGGAGTATTTAA
- a CDS encoding acyl-CoA dehydrogenase: MQFTLNEEQIAVRDAAREFAQNVLKPGVIERDSKMIYPTDEVRQMGELGFMGMTVSPEYGGSGMDYLSYILALEEISKVDNSCSVIMSVNNSLVCYGIETYGTEEQKQKYLPKLASGEWIGSFCLSEPEAGSDATHQRTTAVDMGDHYLLNGTKNWITNGGTSSLHLVIAQSNPEAGHRGINCLIVEADSPGVEIGAKEDKLGIRSSDTHTIMYSDVKVPKENRLGEEGSGFKFAMKTLAGGRIGIAAQALGIAGGAYELSVDYAKEREAFGKPIANHQAIAFKLAQMATDIEAAKMLVYRAGSLKDAGMDYNQAGAMAKLFASSVAMKHSVEAVQIHGGYGFVKEYHVERLMRDAKITQIYEGTSEVQQIVISRGLLKGQLYVPVEEQ; encoded by the coding sequence ATGCAATTTACCCTGAACGAAGAACAGATCGCCGTGCGCGATGCCGCCCGCGAATTTGCCCAGAACGTCCTGAAACCGGGCGTGATCGAGCGCGATTCGAAGATGATCTACCCCACCGACGAAGTGCGGCAAATGGGCGAACTCGGCTTCATGGGTATGACCGTGAGCCCGGAATACGGAGGGAGCGGCATGGATTACCTAAGCTACATCCTGGCGCTCGAGGAAATTTCGAAAGTGGACAATAGCTGCTCCGTCATCATGTCGGTCAACAACAGCCTCGTGTGCTACGGGATTGAGACCTACGGCACCGAAGAACAGAAGCAAAAGTACCTGCCAAAACTGGCCAGCGGCGAGTGGATCGGCTCCTTCTGCCTCAGCGAACCGGAGGCCGGCTCCGACGCTACCCACCAGCGCACCACCGCCGTAGATATGGGCGACCATTACCTCCTGAACGGTACCAAAAACTGGATCACCAACGGCGGAACAAGTAGCCTCCACCTGGTCATCGCTCAGAGTAACCCGGAGGCTGGCCACCGCGGTATTAACTGTCTCATCGTAGAAGCCGATTCCCCGGGCGTGGAGATCGGTGCCAAAGAGGACAAGCTGGGCATCCGCAGCTCGGATACCCACACGATTATGTACAGCGACGTGAAGGTGCCCAAGGAAAACCGCCTCGGCGAAGAGGGGTCCGGCTTCAAATTCGCCATGAAAACGCTGGCGGGTGGCCGGATCGGTATCGCCGCCCAGGCTCTCGGCATTGCGGGAGGTGCCTACGAGCTGTCCGTTGATTACGCCAAGGAGCGGGAAGCCTTCGGCAAACCCATCGCCAACCACCAGGCCATCGCCTTCAAGCTGGCCCAGATGGCCACCGACATTGAGGCGGCCAAAATGCTCGTCTACCGCGCCGGCTCCCTCAAGGATGCGGGGATGGATTACAATCAGGCGGGCGCGATGGCCAAACTCTTTGCCAGCTCCGTGGCCATGAAACACAGCGTGGAAGCCGTCCAGATCCACGGCGGTTACGGCTTCGTGAAGGAGTACCACGTCGAGCGCCTCATGCGCGACGCGAAGATCACCCAGATCTACGAAGGCACGAGCGAGGTACAGCAAATTGTCATTTCCCGTGGCCTGCTGAAAGGGCAGCTCTACGTGCCGGTCGAGGAGCAATAG
- the era gene encoding GTPase Era gives MHRSGFVNIIGRPNAGKSTLMNGLVGERMSIITAKPQTTRHRIFGIVSGEDFQIVFSDTPGAIEDPNYKMQEMMNRYVNSSFEDADLMLYLVDPLEEYAEDDMLVSKLRRADFPLYLVFNKVDLVDNKTLNRQRKLFKQWIKPTKIFEISALNGEGVQDLLDAIVETLPEGPKYFPDDQLTDRSERFFVSEIIREQILTQYHQEIPYSVEIDIESFEETETKDGKELARISALIYVSRKTQKPILIGKGGKAIKQLGMNARKRMEDFLQRRVYLELHVKIKEDWRDDEGMLKRFGYER, from the coding sequence ATGCACAGAAGCGGATTCGTAAATATCATTGGGCGGCCCAACGCGGGTAAGTCCACCCTCATGAACGGCCTCGTCGGGGAGCGCATGAGCATCATCACGGCGAAGCCCCAAACGACGCGCCACCGCATCTTCGGCATCGTCTCCGGAGAGGACTTTCAGATCGTCTTTTCCGATACGCCCGGGGCCATCGAGGACCCGAACTACAAGATGCAGGAGATGATGAATCGGTACGTCAACTCCAGTTTTGAGGACGCCGACCTGATGCTTTACCTCGTCGATCCTCTCGAAGAATACGCTGAGGACGATATGCTCGTCAGCAAACTCCGCCGGGCGGACTTCCCCCTCTACCTCGTATTCAATAAGGTCGATTTGGTGGACAACAAAACCCTGAACCGACAGCGGAAGCTCTTCAAGCAGTGGATCAAACCCACCAAGATCTTCGAGATCTCCGCTCTCAACGGTGAAGGGGTGCAGGACTTGCTCGACGCCATCGTCGAAACCCTCCCCGAAGGCCCGAAGTACTTCCCCGACGACCAACTGACGGACCGGAGCGAACGCTTCTTCGTTTCCGAGATCATCCGGGAACAAATCCTAACTCAGTACCACCAGGAGATCCCTTATTCCGTCGAGATCGACATCGAATCCTTCGAAGAAACCGAGACCAAGGACGGAAAGGAACTGGCCCGGATCTCCGCCCTCATCTACGTCTCGCGCAAGACCCAGAAACCCATCCTGATCGGAAAGGGCGGCAAGGCCATCAAACAACTGGGTATGAACGCCCGTAAACGGATGGAAGACTTTCTGCAGCGGCGCGTCTACCTTGAGCTTCACGTCAAGATCAAAGAGGACTGGCGGGACGACGAGGGCATGCTCAAGCGCTTTGGCTACGAACGTTAG
- a CDS encoding competence/damage-inducible protein A: protein MKAYILTIGDEILIGQVTDTNATYMATALSEEGYEVVEHLSVSDTRAGIMRGIDHAMQSADIVLITGGLGPTKDDITKKVLADYFDTELIFHQTTFDRLLRLYHRFGKEPTEAHRMQCALPRDAEILTNERGTAPGIWMEKDGRVLVSMPGVPYEMRYLINNEVMPRLREEYPVDDKVRSLTILTAGAGESTIAELIEPVEDSLPEHMSLAYLPNLGTVRLRITTRGDDEERMQAELEDNKQQIEELIGQYVYGYGRENLAGAIGRRLIEKGATVATAESCTGGTIASLFTGNAGSSAYFLGGAVTYSNALKKAMLGVRLGTIKKHGAVSEATVREMAEGGRKKLGADYVIAASGIAGPGGGTDDKPVGTIWLAVAGPEGTYTKLLRAGKDRKRNITFTAHQGLDLLRRVLDGLVK from the coding sequence TTGAAAGCATACATTCTAACCATTGGGGACGAAATCCTCATCGGCCAGGTTACCGATACGAACGCTACCTACATGGCCACCGCCCTGAGTGAGGAGGGTTACGAAGTTGTCGAGCACCTCTCCGTGTCGGACACTCGCGCCGGGATCATGCGCGGTATCGACCACGCGATGCAATCCGCCGATATCGTCCTCATCACCGGCGGCCTCGGGCCCACGAAGGACGACATTACGAAAAAGGTCCTGGCGGACTATTTCGATACCGAACTCATCTTTCACCAGACGACATTTGACCGCCTGCTCCGCCTTTACCACCGTTTCGGCAAGGAACCCACCGAGGCCCACCGGATGCAGTGTGCCCTCCCCCGCGATGCGGAGATCCTGACCAACGAAAGGGGCACCGCCCCCGGCATCTGGATGGAGAAAGATGGCCGCGTCCTCGTTTCCATGCCGGGCGTCCCCTACGAGATGCGTTACCTCATAAACAATGAGGTCATGCCCCGCTTACGGGAGGAATACCCGGTTGATGATAAGGTCCGCTCCCTCACCATCCTCACGGCGGGAGCCGGCGAAAGCACGATTGCGGAACTTATCGAGCCCGTTGAGGATAGTTTACCGGAGCACATGTCCCTGGCCTACCTGCCCAATCTTGGTACCGTGCGCCTCCGCATCACCACGCGTGGGGATGACGAAGAGCGCATGCAGGCCGAGTTGGAAGACAACAAACAGCAGATTGAAGAGCTCATCGGGCAGTACGTTTATGGCTACGGCCGGGAGAATCTTGCCGGCGCCATTGGGAGACGATTGATCGAAAAAGGGGCTACGGTCGCTACCGCTGAATCCTGTACGGGAGGGACCATCGCCAGTCTGTTCACTGGCAATGCGGGCAGTAGCGCCTACTTCCTCGGCGGGGCGGTCACCTACTCAAATGCCCTCAAGAAGGCCATGCTCGGCGTTCGTTTGGGCACAATCAAAAAGCATGGTGCCGTCAGTGAAGCAACCGTAAGGGAGATGGCCGAAGGGGGACGGAAAAAGCTCGGTGCGGACTACGTCATCGCCGCCTCCGGCATCGCCGGCCCCGGTGGTGGGACGGATGATAAACCCGTCGGTACCATTTGGCTGGCCGTCGCCGGGCCGGAAGGCACGTACACTAAGCTTCTCCGCGCTGGCAAGGACCGGAAGCGAAACATAACCTTCACGGCACATCAGGGTTTGGATTTGTTGCGGCGGGTATTGGACGGGTTGGTGAAATAG